From the Syngnathoides biaculeatus isolate LvHL_M chromosome 10, ASM1980259v1, whole genome shotgun sequence genome, one window contains:
- the LOC133507485 gene encoding leucine-rich repeat neuronal protein 1-like isoform X2 yields the protein MALGCLPWPPLLWLCMAILLASQLSVHATECPHLCVCEIRPWFTPQSTYKEATTVDCNDLRLTRIPINLSTDTQVLLLQSNAISHTGGELEALQNLTELDLSQNNFSFVEAVGLKSMNHLTTLHLEENQISQLQDNCLGNLSTLQELYINHNLINSISSRAFAGLHNLLRLHLNSNKLHVIDSRWFEETPNLEILMIGENPVVGLLDMNFKPLGSLRSLVLAGMDLIDVPPNAFVGLDNLESISFYDNKLVRIPQLALEKVPNLKFLDLNKNPVHKIQEGDFRNMLHLKELGINNMMELVSIDRYSLDNLPELTKLEATNNPKLCYVHRMAFRDMPSLESLMLNNNALTALYQHTVDALPNLREISLHSNPLRCDCVIQWMSSNKTSVRFMEPLAMVCTTPAELRGQRIRELRLQQSSEQCIPLICHDTFPGHLNLNLGTSVSLDCRAMAEPEPEIYWVTPLGTKITMGTVSEHYHLNTEGTLWLSHVQVEDSGHYTCVAQNIEGADTRVASIRVNGTLLDSAQVMRIYVKQTESHSILVSWKVNSNVKPSNIKWASATMKIDNPHITYTARVPVDVHEYNLTHLQPATEYEVCLTVSNVHLQTHKSCVNVTTRSATFALNLSGQHPSAAVLAVMATALAFLSLATVGIYTARRWKRKNYHHSLKKYMLKTSSIPLNELYPPLINLWEADGEKDKDGCTEGKPSPVDTTRSYYMW from the coding sequence ATGGCGCTTGGCTGTCTGCCTTGGCCTCCTCTACTCTGGCTGTGCATGGCCATTCTTCTAGCCTCTCAGTTGTCTGTACATGCTACTGAATGTCctcatttgtgtgtatgtgagatCAGACCTTGGTTTACCCCCCAGTCCACCTACAAAGAAGCGACAACTGTGGACTGCAATGACCTGAGGCTGACACGTATTCCTATCAACCTTTCAACAGACACTCAAGTGTTACTGCTCCAAAGTAACGCCATCTCTCACACTGGCGGTGAGCTGGAAGCCCTACAAAACCTGACAGAGTTGGACTTGTCCCAGAACAACTTCAGCTTTGTAGAAGCTGTAGGTCTCAAAAGCATGAACCATCTTACCACCCTGCACCTGGAGGAGAACCAGATCAGCCAGCTGCAGGACAACTGTCTGGGAAACCTCTCTACCTTGCAGGAGCTCTACATTAACCATAACCTCATAAACTCCATCTCCTCTCGAGCGTTTGCCGGTTTGCACAATTTGTTGCGCCTTCACCTAAACTCCAATAAGCTTCATGTTATTGACAGCCGCTGGTTTGAAGAAACCCCTAACCTTGAGATCCTCATGATTGGAGAAAACCCAGTCGTTGGCCTTTTGGACATGAACTTCAAGCCGCTTGGAAGTTTGAGGAGTTTGGTTCTGGCTGGCATGGATCTTATTGATGTACCTCCAAATGCATTTGTAGGATTGGACAACCTGGAGAGCATATCTTTCTATGACAACAAACTGGTCAGAATCCCTCAACTGGCGTTAGAGAAAGTCCCCAACTTGAAATTTCTGGATTTAAATAAAAACCCAGTTCACAAAATCCAGGAAGGAGACTTCAGAAACATGCTTCATCTAAAAGAGTTGGGAATCAACAATATGATGGAGTTAGTGTCTATTGATCGCTATTCTCTGGACAACCTACCTGAACTGACAAAGTTAGAGGCCACAAACAACCCCAAGCTGTGTTATGTCCACCGCATGGCCTTCAGGGACATGCCCTCCCTGGAGAGCTTGATGCTTAACAATAATGCTCTCACTGCTCTTTACCAGCATACGGTAGATGCCTTGCCGAACCTCCGGGAGATCAGTCTGCACAGCAATCCGTTGCGGTGTGACTGCGTCATCCAGTGGATGAGTTCAAACAAGACCTCTGTACGCTTCATGGAGCCATTGGCCATGGTTTGCACCACACCGGCAGAACTCAGGGGCCAGCGTATCAGAGAGCTAAGGCTGCAACAGTCTTCTGAGCAGTGCATCCCACTGATATGCCATGACACCTTCCCTGGCCACCTCAACCTAAATCTTGGCACGAGTGTCAGTCTGGACTGTCGGGCCATGGCTGAGCCAGAGCCTGAGATTTACTGGGTGACCCCTCTCGGAACTAAAATTACTATGGGCACAGTTTCAGAGCACTATCACCTGAACACCGAAGGGACACTGTGGCTCTCTCATGTACAGGTTGAAGACTCGGGACATTACACCTGTGTGGCCCAGAACATCGAAGGGGCTGACACAAGGGTTGCGTCAATTCGAGTGAATGGGACCCTGCTTGACAGTGCTCAGGTGATGCGAATCTATGTTAAACAGACCGAGTCTCACTCCATCCTTGTCTCTTGGAAAGTCAACTCCAATGTCAAGCCCTCCAACATAAAATGGGCCTCAGCCACCATGAAGATTGACAACCCACACATTACATATACAGCTCGTGTGCCTGTCGATGTTCACGAATACAACCTCACACATCTTCAGCCTGCCACAGAGTACGAGGTATGCCTCACAGTATCCAATGTCCACCTGCAGACACACAAGTCTTGTGTAAATGTCACAACCCGTAGTGCGACCTTTGCCCTGAACCTGTCAGGTCAGCACCCGAGCGCTGCTGTGCTGGCAGTCATGGCAACGGCCCTTGCCTTCCTCAGTCTGGCTACTGTCGGGATTTACACAGCTCGCAGATGGAAGAGAAAGAACTACCACCATTCCTTGAAGAAATACATGCTTAAAACATCCTCCATCCCTCTCAATGAGCTTTACCCGCCACTCATCAACCTATGGGAGGCTGACGGAGAGAAGGACAAAGATGGCTGCACAGAGGGAAAACCCTCTCCTGTTGATACTACACGTAGCTACTACATGTGGTAA
- the LOC133507485 gene encoding leucine-rich repeat neuronal protein 1-like isoform X1: MSPLNKILAPLNLVLFLVWLTDSSQLSVHATECPHLCVCEIRPWFTPQSTYKEATTVDCNDLRLTRIPINLSTDTQVLLLQSNAISHTGGELEALQNLTELDLSQNNFSFVEAVGLKSMNHLTTLHLEENQISQLQDNCLGNLSTLQELYINHNLINSISSRAFAGLHNLLRLHLNSNKLHVIDSRWFEETPNLEILMIGENPVVGLLDMNFKPLGSLRSLVLAGMDLIDVPPNAFVGLDNLESISFYDNKLVRIPQLALEKVPNLKFLDLNKNPVHKIQEGDFRNMLHLKELGINNMMELVSIDRYSLDNLPELTKLEATNNPKLCYVHRMAFRDMPSLESLMLNNNALTALYQHTVDALPNLREISLHSNPLRCDCVIQWMSSNKTSVRFMEPLAMVCTTPAELRGQRIRELRLQQSSEQCIPLICHDTFPGHLNLNLGTSVSLDCRAMAEPEPEIYWVTPLGTKITMGTVSEHYHLNTEGTLWLSHVQVEDSGHYTCVAQNIEGADTRVASIRVNGTLLDSAQVMRIYVKQTESHSILVSWKVNSNVKPSNIKWASATMKIDNPHITYTARVPVDVHEYNLTHLQPATEYEVCLTVSNVHLQTHKSCVNVTTRSATFALNLSGQHPSAAVLAVMATALAFLSLATVGIYTARRWKRKNYHHSLKKYMLKTSSIPLNELYPPLINLWEADGEKDKDGCTEGKPSPVDTTRSYYMW; encoded by the coding sequence CCTCTCAGTTGTCTGTACATGCTACTGAATGTCctcatttgtgtgtatgtgagatCAGACCTTGGTTTACCCCCCAGTCCACCTACAAAGAAGCGACAACTGTGGACTGCAATGACCTGAGGCTGACACGTATTCCTATCAACCTTTCAACAGACACTCAAGTGTTACTGCTCCAAAGTAACGCCATCTCTCACACTGGCGGTGAGCTGGAAGCCCTACAAAACCTGACAGAGTTGGACTTGTCCCAGAACAACTTCAGCTTTGTAGAAGCTGTAGGTCTCAAAAGCATGAACCATCTTACCACCCTGCACCTGGAGGAGAACCAGATCAGCCAGCTGCAGGACAACTGTCTGGGAAACCTCTCTACCTTGCAGGAGCTCTACATTAACCATAACCTCATAAACTCCATCTCCTCTCGAGCGTTTGCCGGTTTGCACAATTTGTTGCGCCTTCACCTAAACTCCAATAAGCTTCATGTTATTGACAGCCGCTGGTTTGAAGAAACCCCTAACCTTGAGATCCTCATGATTGGAGAAAACCCAGTCGTTGGCCTTTTGGACATGAACTTCAAGCCGCTTGGAAGTTTGAGGAGTTTGGTTCTGGCTGGCATGGATCTTATTGATGTACCTCCAAATGCATTTGTAGGATTGGACAACCTGGAGAGCATATCTTTCTATGACAACAAACTGGTCAGAATCCCTCAACTGGCGTTAGAGAAAGTCCCCAACTTGAAATTTCTGGATTTAAATAAAAACCCAGTTCACAAAATCCAGGAAGGAGACTTCAGAAACATGCTTCATCTAAAAGAGTTGGGAATCAACAATATGATGGAGTTAGTGTCTATTGATCGCTATTCTCTGGACAACCTACCTGAACTGACAAAGTTAGAGGCCACAAACAACCCCAAGCTGTGTTATGTCCACCGCATGGCCTTCAGGGACATGCCCTCCCTGGAGAGCTTGATGCTTAACAATAATGCTCTCACTGCTCTTTACCAGCATACGGTAGATGCCTTGCCGAACCTCCGGGAGATCAGTCTGCACAGCAATCCGTTGCGGTGTGACTGCGTCATCCAGTGGATGAGTTCAAACAAGACCTCTGTACGCTTCATGGAGCCATTGGCCATGGTTTGCACCACACCGGCAGAACTCAGGGGCCAGCGTATCAGAGAGCTAAGGCTGCAACAGTCTTCTGAGCAGTGCATCCCACTGATATGCCATGACACCTTCCCTGGCCACCTCAACCTAAATCTTGGCACGAGTGTCAGTCTGGACTGTCGGGCCATGGCTGAGCCAGAGCCTGAGATTTACTGGGTGACCCCTCTCGGAACTAAAATTACTATGGGCACAGTTTCAGAGCACTATCACCTGAACACCGAAGGGACACTGTGGCTCTCTCATGTACAGGTTGAAGACTCGGGACATTACACCTGTGTGGCCCAGAACATCGAAGGGGCTGACACAAGGGTTGCGTCAATTCGAGTGAATGGGACCCTGCTTGACAGTGCTCAGGTGATGCGAATCTATGTTAAACAGACCGAGTCTCACTCCATCCTTGTCTCTTGGAAAGTCAACTCCAATGTCAAGCCCTCCAACATAAAATGGGCCTCAGCCACCATGAAGATTGACAACCCACACATTACATATACAGCTCGTGTGCCTGTCGATGTTCACGAATACAACCTCACACATCTTCAGCCTGCCACAGAGTACGAGGTATGCCTCACAGTATCCAATGTCCACCTGCAGACACACAAGTCTTGTGTAAATGTCACAACCCGTAGTGCGACCTTTGCCCTGAACCTGTCAGGTCAGCACCCGAGCGCTGCTGTGCTGGCAGTCATGGCAACGGCCCTTGCCTTCCTCAGTCTGGCTACTGTCGGGATTTACACAGCTCGCAGATGGAAGAGAAAGAACTACCACCATTCCTTGAAGAAATACATGCTTAAAACATCCTCCATCCCTCTCAATGAGCTTTACCCGCCACTCATCAACCTATGGGAGGCTGACGGAGAGAAGGACAAAGATGGCTGCACAGAGGGAAAACCCTCTCCTGTTGATACTACACGTAGCTACTACATGTGGTAA